In the genome of Carassius gibelio isolate Cgi1373 ecotype wild population from Czech Republic chromosome A25, carGib1.2-hapl.c, whole genome shotgun sequence, the window GGCGTTGGGTATTTTGCCCCTGCGGTTCAGCAGTAAAACTTGAAAGGTTGTGCTTTGCCATCCACGTGTGGCGCAAGCATCTTCTCTGACCCAGCTCCTCACACAATGAATTCCATCTTTTTTTACTCTCTTTAACTTAATGGAAGTAAATGTATGTGACCTATGAAGCCTTATTCAGTTAACCATTAGGGAAAGAAATATTGTCTAGATTTGTTTTCCcggaaatatctatctatctatttatctatctagaAAAGAAAGGTTCTAGGTAAagtattataaacatttttattcagaaattgctagtaaatttcacgaataattacaaaaaatcaGGAAGTAACACAATGGATTAAACTTGAAATTTTGAAAACTGGCGGTATTTTCTTGTATAAAGtaatccaataatctttgttttatttagccCACAGCTCCGATTTTTACAGCGTATCCTGCATTAGCTTATTTATCAAACAAGCAATGGACAATATGCGTATAATACACTAGCCTATAAAATGTCTTCATCTTTAAACTTTTTGTCATTCCTACTCGATTTTATGAGCTTTCACTTCAGATCAATTTTGCAATGATAATTGAAATTAAAGTGGTTGAATAACGTTAGTAAATTTACtattaattagtaatacattataTAGGTTCTTTTAAGAGCCTGGATttcctttaatttattatttgtttcatgGCGTAGAATGTCTATAGcctaataatatatatagtaataGGCCTATTTGTAACGGCATGACTATGACGATGATTATTTATAGtccctgtttttttgtttgtttgttttttcgtaAAAGGCCGTTATCTACGGTTTGCTTGAGGTGTCTAATCCAATCCGAAATCCTTCTGTCCAATCCGGACGCGCCGCCTCTAGAGTAAACGGAACTCACGCGGAGAATTTTGTTGAACTTCATTGTTGGACCTGTCACTCATAAAAAGGCTTCTCCAGTGGTCCACTATAAAAACCCTGTTAGAGAGAGGGACGGGCAAGAGCTCCACATTCTGCCCTTTTGGACCCTAATCTACGAGACCCTCTGCAGTGAGAGAGTAGCAGCACGTGAATTCCTCGCTGTCATTTTCAACAAAAAGACTATGATGTTGCCAAGTGTTATTGCGCCACCTGCTATGTACCCGAACTTTCTGCGGCCCTCGGCGGCTTTTTCCTTGCCTCCCACTTTACAGTCAGCGTTCAGAACGCACTCGAGTTTCCTGGTGGAGGACCTGTTGAGGATCAGCAAACCCGCCTCCTTCGTGCACAGGAGTATCCCGTCCCAAAGCGCATCTCCTCCGGACACAGCTCTGAACAACTCCTTCGCAGTCCACGTCGCCATGTCTACGACTTTGTCAAAAAGATCAAGCTCTCCACAAACATCAATTTCAAACGATCCAAATTACTTGAAATTCGGAGTGAATGCGATTCTCGCGTCAACAACCCGAAACGGTAAGTTTCTTGTATGATTATACATTATATCTTTAATGCTAATGATAAAAAGTCCAAAAACAGTTTTTCTAAGCaatttgtctgttttgtttaaaatgtgctCATTAAGAACACGGCGACATTGATGTTGTAAACGTATTTTATGTGACATTCAACTTgtaaatttcatttaattaaaatcaagTTTATTTTGTGTCATAGCTTCACCACCACCTTCAGTGCAAGGGATGAATGCGAAAACATTTCCGTTTCCATGCTTTGACGCCTTATTCCACCCATTCGTCAGAGCATCATATTTCTCAGGTGGGTGCCTAAAAAAATCGATGTGTCATTTCGGTCCAACTGATGGGCCTTCAGAATCTGCTTCCAATGTTGTTATTTGTAGGACATTGTGGAATCAGTCTCGCTAATTTGATGCCCTATTTAGCAAACGCAGTGACTGCTGACATTTTGCACCGCTTCCCCTAATCCACAAATTAGCCGGAATTGTCATGGTCCCAATTTAAGGCGGGTCCGCTCTCACAAGCAAACTGTTGGCATTTCTTCATCGCTGCCTTTTCCCACCGAGCCAGTGTACTTAGTTACTGATTGGCAACAATGCTTTCAGCACCATGACCAATTGGTCAGCTCCCTTTGGGCCGCCACACACAGACCCGTAGTTGACTTAAGCATGCTGCAGATAGGCATTTACCAGTCATGGACTAATTCCCCTATTAGCTTCTATTCAGAGTATCAATATTCTCACAAGACCGCATAGAGTTTGGGGAGTCTTCAAGGGACGTCCAAGCCACAGATTTGGTTTCATGTATCAGCATGAAAATCGCTTTTCTTAATTAGGCTACTGTGTTCACTAGTAGCAATATAAATGGATTATTAACGTTgcttaaaatatattctaaacaATGTAATGATTAAGAAAACTATATTTCTACATTGGTTAAAGCTAAGTATACCtcaaataaaaccaataaaagtGGGTCTATTATGCTTTAAGCTTCATGTCCATCAATCCACTGAATGCAGGCTACAAATAGCCTTGTGGATCGTGCACTCATTCAGACCGGCGATAATAGACTGATTCTTTTCACCGCGGTGTGAATACGTCAACAAAACAACTTGAGCAGTATGAATGGCTTTTCGTGTCCATTTAGTGAAAATATTTGGGGACAAACATAGTCCCCCACCATCAGTATTCTCAAAATGTCCCTGGCATGCCGttgtgtttagttttaaagtgtaAATCTCTTTTGTGGCCATAATATATGGCTTCAGTGGCCTGTCCTAAGCCTTTTTCAGTCAGTTCATTACTACACAATTACCGTCCACGCTTCATTAGCACCTCTATCTTTCACTGGAGCGCTCTGAATGACTGCTCGCCCTTTTTACCATACCAATGCTTTTGGGAACCAAGCAATGTGCTAATAAGCTTCCTCGATTCGTATCACTCAAAGGGacggatttaaaaaaaacattaaagcccAACTTTCATTCCATGCCCAATGACTACTTCCTGTTCTTAGAAAACACCCATATTAGCGTATCTTCAGCGAAACGTgaattttaaaatagtttgtttggTTGTTTCTCATAGCATCGTCTTCAGCAGTGCCTATTCCCGGAACTTTCGTATGGCCCCTCACAGCTCGAGGGAAACCGAGGAGAGGAATGCTTCGAAGGGCTGTCTTCTCTGACGTGCAACGAAAAGCGTTGGAAAAGATGTTTCAGAAACAAAAGTACATCAGCAAACCAGATAGAAAGAAACTGGCGACGAAACTTGGCCTTAAAGACTCTCAGGTAAGCTGACGTTGtccacaaacacatttttataccTTTATGGGCATTTTACCGTACCTTTGTGGGTGTCTGAGGTAAATTGTGAGCTCATGTCTTGCAAATTCTTTTTCGTCAGGTAAAAATTTGGTTCCAAAATCGAAGAATGAAATGGCGCAATTCTAAAGAAAGAGAGCTTCTGTCTTCAGGAGGATGCAGGGAACAAACATTGCCGACGAAAATGAACCCCAATCCTGACCTGACCGACGTTGGAAAAAAGTTTGAAACTGACGATGCGGCCCTGAGAGAAAGCCCGCGCGCGCCCTTCTGTCAGCCGCGCGGAGATCACGAGTTCAACGTAGATTTACGTTTCACTTCGCCTTCCATCTCAAGCAATCACTCAGACTTCTCAGAATCAGAGGACGAGGAAATAACCGTGTCATAATCATCAATCAGATTGTGTAATTTCCAATGAATAATGTTTATGCACAAAACTGGAGAAAAGTGTTGTTGTTTGACACGGTAGCTGTGTGAACTTTAATAGGAAACTTTTCAGTTGAAGAGATAATGTCGCAACGGCTGCGTTTTTGGCAGCTTGTATAGTGTTTTGTATGAATAATTTGTATAGAATTTTTATACCAAGATTATTATAATCTTTCTTAATGATTTGGGATCCTTTGTCTATAATCTTAAATATATAGGCTAGATGGCAAATTTCTAACTTAAAAGtcttatattattttgtattccgatgtttttgtaaaaaatgtatatatatgtgaaaaaaaaatatttttacaaattaaaaacccaaaagcaaaatacaaaaaaaaaaaaagtttttgtttgtctgtctcgaaaataacatttttatgctATTTACATGACCCGGCAGTAGCCTATATTTTTGACCAAATGGAAATCACGACATTTCATAACCAATATTTGTATCCAAGACATTTgtatctcacggcaattcgtacatattttacgacgctttatgaatttgtacgacctcattcgtacaaattcatacgatttgtGCTAAATCTCGAGATGGGTCTGGCTGCAAATCTTCGGTATCTTATTATTTTACgtattaccagaaaaaaaaaaaaaaaaaagataagccACAATGTATCACATTTCCTATAGTTAATGGTCCCCAATAATACCTGCCAATAAGGTGAATTAAACAATGGCACTACTTGTTTACTTCTTCCCCAACTTTTGAAAAAAACATAACCCTTGACAGTTTGTCATCGAATAACTGACAGAGAATCATAGATGGGCAGGAAAATGAtcacatttattcaaaaaatgGTTGTATGCAATCAAGTTGAGactgaaaaatataattaaacattaacaaCAACTTTACATAAAACATTTCCTCTTAAAGACTACACAAATAAAACATGAGgcaaatatttacaatatagtacaaatgaaaatatacacAAACTCAATCAAAATTCACtctaattttttttagttattattttcatatatgctaattttctttattttccacaCAAATGTTTTCACATGTAGAAGTAAATATCTTGGCAGTACTTGAAGCACAGCAATATATTTGACGGGAGATAAACACAGAAAAGCCAAAATTAAGAAATACTGCATCAGGTcttctattaaaatatattctggaaaataattttaaaattaacctttgaatataaattatttttcaattaaacaaAATGCAATCTTTCAAATAAAGCAACCCCCAGTAATCTATTTGGACTTCATACAAATGTTTGCCACATTAGGAAGACACATAACCCCCAATTCAGGCTAAAGCACATCACACAGATCTCCATCATCTTCAGTATGTACAGACCTTAACCATTGACACAATAGTATTTTTTAGATAAACACTCTCACACTGAACAAAGTAGACTCATTTTTACAGTTGTCCTTGTAGAATTATTATAATCTATAAAAGTGTTGTCAGCTTTGATTTGAAGTCTTCCTGATATCTTCAGTATTGCAATGTAACAATGCTACTATATTTTCTGTAATGGTTTTAATCATTGAGATTGTTTGGGAAAACCTTTTCTGTTGTTGACTAAAGTGTTACGAGAGACTGTGTCGCAACAAAGTTAAATATTCTTTGAACGTAACAATATTGCATAGATATTATTTTACTTCACAAAAAGGCACAAACTATGCTCCTGCTACAAAATAATAGAACCTTGATAAGATATTTGATAATGTAGCCTAATCATATATCTTGTTTGCTTTCAATGTTATCAATACTTTTCCAAACATCTCTTTATGTTATGCATGTGTGTTACCAAAACTGTCTTTTGTTGCTAAAAGGCAAACACTATATAGTGCATATTTCCAATATATTTATCTGTAAGGTCCCATGGATAGTGCATCATTTGAAGGCTATAATGTccttgtattatttgtattaagttACAACTCTTTAAGACATAATCTAGCCTGTCTCAATTTATAGAGTTTTACAGCATTATTATAAAGTTCAGCACCAAAGTTGTTCACTAGAAAATAAAAGTCACCCAACATTAGATACTATTTAAACATAAAGTTTAATTTATGattgaaaataaacatgaattggcAACAGTTTTGAATTTAAAAGGAGCTGCTACAGCTCAACTAGGTCTGTCTCCTTTTTGAACATAACTATACCGCCATCTAGTGTCcatttaaaagaatatatttttcttttgagcatgattttttcttgcatttcagGTGATGATTAAGGTGTGGTGTGACTTACTGAGCAATAATGCTTTTTCAGGGTTTCCAGCACCCTGGTCTAAACTTACAAGCACCCTGTAGGTTAATATAAAAGCCACATTTGATATTAAAAGGACTCAGAAGAGTCCAGCATGTCTTCTTGGTGACTGTTGGTGGTGGAATCACTGTCATAGCTCTCTGTCCCTGAGCAGTGAGCGGTCTCCTTCAACCTCATTAACATATTCATCTGTGGTAATAGGAACAGGTTATTACATGGTTaacggtgtatatatatatacatacacacacacagaatttgtgctctgcatgtcACAAAAATGTTATGAGCAAATATCAATTAAAACTTACCAGTGGGTCTTCTTCTGATTTTCCCTGAGCAGGTTGCTTGCCTGGACTGCCGTCTGGAGATACACTGTACCCGTTGAACCCTATGTCCTCTGGCCGAAGTCGCAACAGGGAATGCCACTCATGTTGCTGTGGACTTACCACCCAAGGGAAGCTGTCCATCACCCACTTCGCCGGGTCCTCCCATGCTGCCTTACGTCCATACATCTGCAGAACACGTGtacaattgtttgtttatttgctttaGCATTCCAGTATTGTAATGATGGAAGGCACCTCACCTGCAGCCCTTCTCTGACAGCCTCCAGCATGTAGGGGATGATGGAGTAGTTCCACAGATCGGTGAACCACACTCTTGAGCCTTCAACATCCATTGGGCAGGATAGAAAGAGTCGAGGTCCTGTGGTGGACAAAAGATGTTTTacacaaatcagtatattaagaCAGTTCAGAAAAGTTTAAGGCCTACAGAAAATTGTGATTTTGTGATCCACACTCACCAATTGTGACATCAGAAGAACTGTGTGTTTCCAGGAAGCGGTTGAGATGATGCCAAACACATGGGATCCACTCAATAATCTTAACTAGCTCGCTGTTCCTCACACGACTGCTGATCTCGGTTTCTAGAAGCTTCCGTCGTAAGTACCGACCCAGAAAGCCTTTCACTGGCTCAGTATGATTGGCACATAAAATCCATCTGAAATAAGAGAGCAGGTACAACACCACATCCACCTTTAGCCATGTTTAACAAGCAAAATAATGCTTGCGTGACCTCTTGTGGAGACTTGGGGTAAAGCATTTTTATGATATAAACTagaaaatgaatactttttataaattgtatatacatatacagatttgaggtcacatgaataaattactttgtaaaatatagttaaacaatatatgtatatatatatatagagagagagagagagagagagagagagagaatgtcaaattgattaatcatgattaattgcatccaaaataaaagtttgtgtgtgtaatgtgtatatctatatgtatatataattacacacacatacttgtatatatttaagtacatgtaaattaatatatatatataattatatataattacacacacatacttgtatatatttaagtacatgtaaattaatatataatatgtaatatgtaaaatatatatagcaGAAAATGTTATTAAACAGTGTAGATAAAATTCAAAGTTATACCCTAGGTAAACCcctatattttacatatttttggtacatttacatatataatttagcaaaaatggtatattaatattaataattaatatcaaattGAAATCTGAATGAGATGATACCTAAAATTATGATGAAGCTGTAGATTTGGAGTGGGTGATGGGGTTTGATTCATGGTTCCAATGATGTAAGGACTGTGAGAAAACAATACAATTGAATATACACAAACTCTACATGAATACACATGAATCTTTTTCAAAGACTGTGTGTGCTGCTCACCACTGGTGGTTCTTGCAGTTGAGCAGGCCGTTGAAAATCTCAGCCAGTGAAGTGACGTGGTGAAGGTTATCCAGTACAAGCACCACAGGCACGTCAACAGCATGTACACTGTTTTTACACTGGTCTGCCAGGTTGGACAAGTACTGCTTCAGCTCCTATATAAAACACACTGTGCTTTATCACTGGAAATTTCCAACATGCTGAAAGCAAAACCTTTGATATTTTGTAGCACTTGAATAAATCATAAGCCCACAatttaactaaaaatgaaaatgattaagtGAATAGGACATAAATCCGTTATTAAGTTCTGTAATATTAATTCAATCAGTTTAACTTACCTTAATAGTTTTGTTATCAATATTGAAAGTGACGATTGCGCGATGTTCCAGCTGTTTTCCTTCTTTTAGGACCATGTACTTGGCCAGTCTGCTGGCTAGAAAGCTCTTCCCTGTGCCAGAAGGCCCTGAAAAGATTATTCTTCTGTACTCCTCAAGCTGAGAGATGTATCTCTGCAGAACCGGCTTCGGAACGAGCGCCTCGAATGCCAAACTGTCTTCACTGTTAACAGACAAGTCTGCAGATGGAGAGAAAAGGTTACTGTAAGAGACCTGTTGTCAatatatgcagtggtatgttgtGTAAAGAGCAATAGTCGTACCTTTCAGCTTGACAGAGATGGTATCGCTTTCTCCTACAAGATAACCGCATGGCAGAAGTTCTGGTGTGTCTGCATCACTGCCGCGATGGATGTCTCCGATGCTGTACTCCATCACACTGTCTGTGTTCAGACCCAGCTGTGTGATAGGATCTATGTAGATGATATATTCCTGTTGGAGTGAAAGGAACATGACATATTGTGTTGTAAAGAAGTTTTTTCATATGATTTAAGCTCAGAGATGTTTAAGTATTTTGTACCTTAAAGAGACGTCTGACAACCCCATCTAGGACATCCCATCTGGTTTTTCCACTGACACCAATGCAGCCCAGCAAGAACTGAGAAGGTCTGCATTCCTGCCAAAAGCAGCACAAAGAAGAGCTTGAAGTGACGCTGATGAGATCATTGAGTTTTCTTTGCTGAAAAGTCTTGAGTTGTACCTCTTTCCACTCTGGATCTTTCTCTAGACTGACCACGACCTTCACATGTTGTCCCTCTTTCCAGGAACTTCCATCTCCACTGTCTTCAAGCAACATATCTATAATCCATCGGAGAATTTCAATTATACTACTTTCAAAAAACACTACAATTCTTGACGTTAGGAAGTCTTTTATACCTAAGCTGGTGGATTCTGTGACGCTCAGTTGAGATGAAATTCCCACAGAAGAAGGGGAGATGGACATCTGAGAAGGAGCTCTGCTACCACTGCCTCGGCTCTCTATCCTTAAGCGGTCATTCTCCACTTTCAGCCTCTCGATCTCAATctaattcattttaatgacaagaaaaaaaattagcctCCACATGAAACATATTGAACATATATGGGAGTATAATTATGTGCAAGCACATTAAATATATTGTCCTATTTAAGCAGATGCTCACTTGCATGCGGTTCATGGATTCTCGGAGCTGGTCCAATTGGTGGGCGGAGCTAAGAGCCTCCAATCTGATGTCTGTGAGTTTCATTTCTTTATCGCGCAGTTCACTGCGCAACTGCATGACTGTTTCGGCCTCGCTGTCGGTAAACTCAGGGATCCTGTGACAAACACATGTAAtatcaaacaaataaagaaaacaaacaagattagTTCAAAACgcattaacaaaacaaaacaaaacaaaattaaaacaacatactaaaacaacaacaacaaaaaatacacacaaagcaaaacaatttaaaacacaaataataaaatgcctAACCTAAAAATgatacaaaacattttgaaaaatacaaatacagttattagggtgttttgtttttaagattaGTTCATTGTTTTGTGATTTGGACAAATCATCAAATATTGATTAGCTGTGAAAGTGAATTTTCCATCAACGAACTGTAAGTAGTGCATTAACCTCGCAACAGAAATAGCAACAATACTAAATTATTTATGAATCAGGGCACACAGTGTTGCAAAAATTGTTAATTGCTCAGACTGACTAATTTATGAGTCATTGGTTGAACATCTGTTCGTGATATATTGTTCAGGGGACTGATCATCTGCGATTGAGAAATTTTGGTATTGTTTGTGCCAATCCCTTTACCGTGCCAGTGAGGCAGACCTCATGGACTTGTTGCCACAGCCCCAGACAGGCCCGTGTGCAGGCAGGGAGGACAGTTGAGGACTATGAACATACACATATATCAACCATGAGAGAATCTCTGAGGGTGCTCCACGTTGCATCATCTATAAAGAGTTATATCCGACAGTGCCATCACATTGAGAGTTACTATGTAGCCACATAAAAGTTGGGTGTTTGTAACTTTTTAGTTTATACGGGTGTTATTTTCCAAAAACACTACCAAGTTCTAGACCAAATCACACTATAAATGGTGTTGTATGTTATAAATCTTTCTTTCATCAAAAATGAAGGTTAAGAAAAATCTAATATTTCAGAAAACTCCTAGTTAGAGGAGTGGTACCTGAACCAAGCCCAGCGAGACCCAGACTATTATTATTACCACGGAAAAATAAGACATAATAATAGAGTgattcagaataataataattaaatattattataacaacttaactgaaacagaaacatttataaacaataaaaaaaaaaacatttataataatactaatatataaataaatagtagttaattattataattgtttcatGTAGCTTCTGTACACTCACAGAATTTTGGGTTTAGTCTGGGTTTGCTGTAAAACTATTCTTATTACagaaatgataatataataatgcattcaatATTTGATATTAGAATTGTTGTCGTTGCTGATGTGAGGAGCTTACAGGGAGTTGGAGTTGCGTATCATGGGAGACGAGGCTGTCGAGGTGTTAAAGGGGAGTTTGGGTGAAGATGGAAGAGAAGAGTCTGTCATTTCTTCAATGTCCGAGTGAGAGGACGCCGATTTGGGAGACTTCTTCTTCGCGAATGCTTGTTTAAAGGAGCTCTGCAGCTGTGGAAGAAACAAATATGTTACTAAGAAACTTTCAAAACACAGCCATTAGTAATTAGTATCCTTTTTTTACGTTTATCTTTAAGAATTgtccctttttttattatttcaggagtataaaaatgtatgtgaagGGGTCATTTATCCCATCGTACCTCATACACTTGTACCATGACATGAAAGCACAGGgaaaatcagacaaaaacatACTTCAATACAATGTAGCTAAAACAACACTGGCTCTAACAGTTAGCAGAGTTTATAATattatcataaaatgtttggatCCAGTCTATGACACATTCTGAAGGAGGGGAGATCACCTGCGTGACATAAATCAGATAAATCTAGTGATGAAAAACACTGGTTCTAGCTCTAAAACTGCACAACGTCGGCACTTCGACAACAAGGTTAGCATTGCATACGTAGTTATCAGGTCATTTTCCTCCACCAGACGATTCAGCCTGAATGCAAGAGGACAAGTGATTTTATGATATTGATGACCGATATTTATTCTACATTTTTCAAGAAAAGCTAACACCTAATGCCAAGAAATATCAACCCACAATTCCAAGTAAAATCCAATTAAAGGGTTAACGTTACTCCAccgcaaaatgaaaattttgtcattaatcactttatcacttcatgtcgttccaaacccataaaagctttattcatcttcggaacacaatttaagatattttggagggAAACCggtaggcttgtgactgtcccatagactgccaaataaataacagtgtcaaggtccaggaaactatgaaaagcatcatcataATAGTCCATCTTCTgaagttctgaagatgaacggagcttttacaagtttggaacgacatgggggtaagtgattaatgacaaatttttcattttggggttgagtaaccctttaagtactAGTAAGACATTTTTTCTTTCATGGTATTCACCTTTCTTCCACCAAATGAAGGCTGATGACATGTAAcatcaacaaataaaaatacatttaaaaggttaaaataaatgaataatccaATCTAGCACTGATCTTACTCTACCTAGTCTTTTTAGTTAAAGAAATGTGAGAgagaaccatgttttttttttttgtattggatGGATGGGTTTGAACATTTACCcagcttttcttcttctttttgttctTAGCGTCCAGCTCCAGGTTGCTGCCAATGCTGGAGTGGCTGGTGGCGCTGGTCATGCTGGAGACGCTGTCCGATGAGGGCTGTCTGTGGATCCGCAACTCTTGCTGAGACTGAGGCGAGCCGTTGACAGAGTCGAGAGAAACTGAGGAAGCATAGCCAATGAATGAAGCATAGGCAATACATGGGAtcctgtttattttattgtactatAGTTATTGAGATCTCACCATTGTTAATGTGGTTTATTAAAGTTGGGTCTGGTGTGTT includes:
- the LOC127947375 gene encoding neuron navigator 2 isoform X2, whose product is MKLPATQPNFSGLSLAVPGSGFRQGILQPGSNTLSWDDSSSVSSGISDTLVTDDLDTRSSISCYVNTPSVPHRDVDEQLQTDAEKHSAVKHNPNWSNSEPKHSEGGSDCAKKMETTTKWNNRSSDFSDESERSLMGRKTPTISQTGSWRRGMTAQVGVTSPRMKATTPTNCSSLKTHGKTDDAKVSEKGRSNGTHSKNADDSKKPPLSLASRTPTSTFGFKKAPGTIITASGAVITSGSATVGRIPKSVGFSGSRMVGRQATVDDGYLPSSARMTFQYRSLPRPSRTGATRCSNRSNNSSLDASFCNKGTATLPNPKSRNLVKSPMGTTNQTDREKGIFSDVESQVLKTSATARMGMPTQCQAERQAGGKYSEMSSPTFRRLFGNKSCNKQAPVTTMENLKSSTIISNPHATSIQQNYSLTMPSVASGGSDPFYGDNLMVHSGCHGEQTLSSMTSSPGSAFSSWGGRDGLDSNHTSTDYIDVTLGKEDLCLNRTNSVRTGLSDRYGYVPQVKGHEEARDWLCSLSTVGLPDSIGSSYYTPASALSSPSGTRFNFSTLGSPTAASQIATLHGTNGQCNHNNPCDPYSDPRLKNSSMSMEEKSRTMSSSGSFRECLEEVHGSSLSLVSSTSSAYSTPEEKAQTEIRKLRRELDASQEKVSALTTQLSANAHLVAAFEQSLGNMTIRLQSLTTTAEQKDTELNDLRKNIEHLQKQNSATQATISGVMNTPDPTLINHINNVSLDSVNGSPQSQQELRIHRQPSSDSVSSMTSATSHSSIGSNLELDAKNKKKKKSWLQSSFKQAFAKKKSPKSASSHSDIEEMTDSSLPSSPKLPFNTSTASSPMIRNSNSLPQLSSLPAHGPVWGCGNKSMRSASLARIPEFTDSEAETVMQLRSELRDKEMKLTDIRLEALSSAHQLDQLRESMNRMQIEIERLKVENDRLRIESRGSGSRAPSQMSISPSSVGISSQLSVTESTSLDMLLEDSGDGSSWKEGQHVKVVVSLEKDPEWKEECRPSQFLLGCIGVSGKTRWDVLDGVVRRLFKEYIIYIDPITQLGLNTDSVMEYSIGDIHRGSDADTPELLPCGYLVGESDTISVKLKDLSVNSEDSLAFEALVPKPVLQRYISQLEEYRRIIFSGPSGTGKSFLASRLAKYMVLKEGKQLEHRAIVTFNIDNKTIKELKQYLSNLADQCKNSVHAVDVPVVLVLDNLHHVTSLAEIFNGLLNCKNHQCPYIIGTMNQTPSPTPNLQLHHNFRWILCANHTEPVKGFLGRYLRRKLLETEISSRVRNSELVKIIEWIPCVWHHLNRFLETHSSSDVTIGPRLFLSCPMDVEGSRVWFTDLWNYSIIPYMLEAVREGLQMYGRKAAWEDPAKWVMDSFPWVVSPQQHEWHSLLRLRPEDIGFNGYSVSPDGSPGKQPAQGKSEEDPLMNMLMRLKETAHCSGTESYDSDSTTNSHQEDMLDSSESF
- the LOC127947375 gene encoding neuron navigator 2 isoform X3, whose translation is MRWKVALPRGTVFVCVPECERKSWDDSSSVSSGISDTLVTDDLDTRSSISCYVNTPSVPHRDVDEQLQTDAEKHSAVKHNPNWSNSEPKHSEGGSDCAKKMETTTKWNNRSSDFSDESERSLMGRKTPTISQTGSWRRGMTAQVGVTSPRMKATTPTNCSSLKTHGKTDDAKVSEKGRSNGTHSKNADDSKKPPLSLASRTPTSTFGFKKAPGTIITASGAVITSGSATVGRIPKSVGFSGSRMVGRQATVDDGYLPSSARMTFQYRSLPRPSRTGATRCSNRSNNSSLDASFCNKGTATLPNPKSRNLVKSPMGTTNQTDREKGIFSDVESQVLKTSATARMGMPTQCQAERQAGGKYSEMSSPTFRRLFGNKSCNKQAPVTTMENLKSSTIISNPHATSIQQNYSLTMPSVASGGSDPFYGDNLMVHSGCHGEQTLSSMTSSPGSAFSSWGGRDGLDSNHTSTDYIDVTLGKEDLCLNRTNSVRTGLSDRYGYVPQVKGHEEARDWLCSLSTVGLPDSIGSSYYTPASALSSPSGTRFNFSTLGSPTAASQIATLHGTNGQCNHNNPCDPYSDPRLKNSSMSMEEKSRTMSSSGSFRECLEEVHGSSLSLVSSTSSAYSTPEEKAQTEIRKLRRELDASQEKVSALTTQLSANAHLVAAFEQSLGNMTIRLQSLTTTAEQKDTELNDLRKNIEHLQKQNSATQATISGVMNTPDPTLINHINNVSLDSVNGSPQSQQELRIHRQPSSDSVSSMTSATSHSSIGSNLELDAKNKKKKKSWLQSSFKQAFAKKKSPKSASSHSDIEEMTDSSLPSSPKLPFNTSTASSPMIRNSNSLPQLSSLPAHGPVWGCGNKSMRSASLARIPEFTDSEAETVMQLRSELRDKEMKLTDIRLEALSSAHQLDQLRESMNRMQIEIERLKVENDRLRIESRGSGSRAPSQMSISPSSVGISSQLSVTESTSLDMLLEDSGDGSSWKEGQHVKVVVSLEKDPEWKEECRPSQFLLGCIGVSGKTRWDVLDGVVRRLFKEYIIYIDPITQLGLNTDSVMEYSIGDIHRGSDADTPELLPCGYLVGESDTISVKLKDLSVNSEDSLAFEALVPKPVLQRYISQLEEYRRIIFSGPSGTGKSFLASRLAKYMVLKEGKQLEHRAIVTFNIDNKTIKELKQYLSNLADQCKNSVHAVDVPVVLVLDNLHHVTSLAEIFNGLLNCKNHQCPYIIGTMNQTPSPTPNLQLHHNFRWILCANHTEPVKGFLGRYLRRKLLETEISSRVRNSELVKIIEWIPCVWHHLNRFLETHSSSDVTIGPRLFLSCPMDVEGSRVWFTDLWNYSIIPYMLEAVREGLQMYGRKAAWEDPAKWVMDSFPWVVSPQQHEWHSLLRLRPEDIGFNGYSVSPDGSPGKQPAQGKSEEDPLMNMLMRLKETAHCSGTESYDSDSTTNSHQEDMLDSSESF
- the LOC127947424 gene encoding homeobox protein DBX1-B-like, yielding MMLPSVIAPPAMYPNFLRPSAAFSLPPTLQSAFRTHSSFLVEDLLRISKPASFVHRSIPSQSASPPDTALNNSFAVHVAMSTTLSKRSSSPQTSISNDPNYLKFGVNAILASTTRNASPPPSVQGMNAKTFPFPCFDALFHPFVRASYFSASSSAVPIPGTFVWPLTARGKPRRGMLRRAVFSDVQRKALEKMFQKQKYISKPDRKKLATKLGLKDSQVKIWFQNRRMKWRNSKERELLSSGGCREQTLPTKMNPNPDLTDVGKKFETDDAALRESPRAPFCQPRGDHEFNVDLRFTSPSISSNHSDFSESEDEEITVS